The following is a genomic window from bacterium.
AGTACGGAGAGAATAATCATCCAAAGCTATGGATGGACTTCGCTCAAGGAATGGGAGCAGATATTGATGAAACCCTTGCAGAAGAACTCAATCCAGAGACTCGAAATCTTATCGAGACTTTTTTCGATCTTGCCCGCTCTTCATATATCGAAGGATTGGTAGCTCTTTATGTCTATGAACAACAGATACCTGAAATTTGTGAAACGAAGATTAAAGGGTTGAATGAGTTCTATGGAGTAAAAGACACTGAGACCATTGAGTATTTCCGACTCCATGGAGAGGTTGATATTCTTCATAGCGAGGCGACTCGAGCGCTTGTTGATCAACTCTCGGAAGAGGACAGAGAAAAAGCACTTCGCGCAGCAGAAAAAGCGACAAAGGCTCTCTGGGGCTTTCTTGACGGAATGGATCGCTTAAGAGGGATTGATTCCTCAGCGGCATGTGCCTGCCACTAAAAGGTAAAAAGCACCCATAAAAAGGGCGGGCGGCATCCTGGCTGCTCGCCCTTTTTGTTCGTCTTAATTTCTCTGACTCTTTTTTAGTATCGTTAGCGCACTAAGCAGCTCTGATACAGACCAAAGTTGCGATATGCATCCTCTAGGACGATGCGGAGAGTCTCCATCAAAAATCTCACCAATCGTTCCGATACCATATTTTTTTACCTGCTCTTCAAATCCAAAGACTACGGCAATCGCTCTTTGAATCATGTCATCCGTTCCGTATCGCACAACGGCACGTGCGTATGCTCCTAGGAGCCATGGCCAGACAGTGCCCTGGTGATACGCATGATCGCGGCTCGGCACGTCTCCTTCATACCGCCCGCAGTAGTCCAGCCCACTTCTTGAAAGAGTCCTTAATCCAACTGGCGTAACAAGCTCTCGTTCAACGAGTCGAAGTACACTCTTCGCTTTATCATCAGGCAAAAGAGGAAGCGGTAGTGCAATGGAGAAGATTTGATTTGGCCGAATTGCTAAATCCTGCTCGCCCTCCTCAGAGACAACGTCAAAGAGTCCGCCTTCATCTTCATTCCAGAATACCGATTGATAAACACTTACAAGATGAAACGCCCTCTCTCTTAGTGCATCCGCTTCCTCTCCTTGACCTAGCTTTCTCAGCACTTCAGAGAAACACCACAATGCATTGATCCATAAAGCATTAATCTCAACTGGCTTCCCATGACGAGGAGTAATGGCACGGCCATCTACACGAGCATCCATCCAGGTGACTTGCTCCTCTCCAGCTCCAGCTGCAATAAGACCATCTACACACGCATGTATATGGAAATGTGTTCCTCTACTGAACGCCTCTATAATCTTTCTTGCAGTCGGTAGAAAGACTTCGGTAATGAATGCTTGTTCTTTCTCAAAGACCTGCTCCAAGAGATAAAAGCCATTCACGACAAACCACAGGGAAGCATCAACGGAGTTATACTCAGCTTCGCCATCACTGTCGGAGAACCGATTCGGCACTAGCCCCTCTTTTACGTAGACTGAAAAGGTATGAAGGATCTCTTTTATAACTTCGAAAGATTCCGTGGCAAGAAGAACACCGGGAAGGGAGATAAGCGCGTCTCTTCCCCAGTCTCCAAACCAGTGATATCCCGCTATAAGCGAATATTGACTTTCAGGATGCTCATGGGACTCACGGCGTCTGATGAGAAAGCTTTGTGCCGCTTTAGACAAATAAAACTCTAAGGAAGAACTGCTCCGCACGGCAAGAGCCGTAGAGCGATCTCTTCGCCTTGCCTCCTCATCTGCCCAAAGCTGCATAATTTCATCTCTACCGATCTCACGGCATCCAGGTTCTGCTGATACGGCAAGAAAGATCGTCTCATTCTCCCGAACTGGAAGCGCAAAGACACCAGGACGAAAG
Proteins encoded in this region:
- a CDS encoding CADD family putative folate metabolism protein, whose translation is MSLSLSQEILEATKQNRLLSHPFYQAWEAGELDRDILKVYAKQYFHHVNAFPRYISATHSLCEELPSRQVLMENLHDEEYGENNHPKLWMDFAQGMGADIDETLAEELNPETRNLIETFFDLARSSYIEGLVALYVYEQQIPEICETKIKGLNEFYGVKDTETIEYFRLHGEVDILHSEATRALVDQLSEEDREKALRAAEKATKALWGFLDGMDRLRGIDSSAACACH